In the Astatotilapia calliptera chromosome 5, fAstCal1.2, whole genome shotgun sequence genome, one interval contains:
- the syt2b gene encoding synaptotagmin-2 isoform X3, with the protein MIVVVVVLIASLFEVCLVSCELNLFLSLLSSFSALCLVCASCFLTVVDPCSTTHQDDDDDEGETGLTEEEKEEEEKEQEKLGKLQYSIDYDFENTKLTIGILQAADLMSMDSGGTSDPYVKVLLFPDKKKKFDTKVHKKTLNPVFNETFVFKVPYEELGGKTLVMSVYDYDRFSKHDVIGEVKLPMNTIDLGRPIEEWRDLESADQEEPEKLGDICISLRYVPTAGKLTVCILEAKNLKKMDACGLSDPYVKIQLLQGGKRLKKKKTTVKKNTLNPYYNESFSFEIPLEQMQKILVAVTVFDYDKIGKNDAIGKIFVGSKATGLGLKHWSDMLANPRRPIAQWHPLQPEEEIDGQLASLNAKK; encoded by the exons AtgattgtggtggtggtggtgttgatTGCCTCTCTTTTTGAAGTGTGTTTGGTGTCTTGTGAGTTgaatctcttcctctctctgctctcctccTTTTCCGCTTTGTGTCTTGTGTGTGCCTCGTGTTTCTTGACTGTGGTGGACCCCTGCTCTACG ACACATCaggatgacgatgatgatgagggAGAGACTGGACtgacagaggaagagaaagaggaagaggagaaagagcAGGAGAAACTGGGGAAGCTGCAATACTCTATAGATTATGACTTTGAGAATACAAAG CTGACAATTGGTATCCTTCAAGCTGCAGATCTCATGTCCATGGACTCAGGTGGAACCTCAGACCCTTATGTTAAAGTCCTGCTCTTCcctgacaagaagaagaagtttgACACCAAAGTGcacaaaaaaacactgaaccCTGTCTTCAATGAGACATTTGTTTTCAAG GTACCCTATGAGGAGCTTGGTGGAAAGACCTTggtgatgtctgtttatgacTATGACCGATTTTCTAAACATGATGTCATTGGAGAGGTAAAGCTGCCCATGAACACCATTGACCTTGGACGGCCTATTGAGGAGTGGCGGGATCTCGAGAGTGCTGATCAAGAGGAG CCTGAGAAACTTGGAGATATCTGCATCTCCCTTCGTTATGTCCCCACTGCTGGAAAACTCACTGTCTGCATCCTGGAGGCAAAGAATCTGAAGAAGATGGACGCCTGCGGTTTAtctg ATCCTTATGTAAAGATCCAGCTGCTCCAGGGTGGTAAGCgtctgaagaaaaagaagactaCAGTGAAGAAGAACACCCTAAACCCATATTACAATGAATCCTTCAGCTTTGAAATCCCCCTGGAACAGATGCAG AAAATCTTGGTGGCAGTCACAGTGTTTGATTATGACAAGATAGGTAAGAATGATGCCATTGGAAAAATCTTCGTGGGCAGTAAGGCTACTGGCTTAGGTCTTAAGCACTGGTCTGACATGCTGGCTAATCCACGCCGTCCCATTGCCCAGTGGCACCCATTGCAGCCAGAGGAGGAAATTGATGGCCAGCTGGCATCCTTGAATGCAAAGAAGTAA
- the ppp1r12b gene encoding protein phosphatase 1 regulatory subunit 12B isoform X1 — MSSLPSHNKDPSRIRKQFSDSCPVSSVATTKSLRHERLSRLGSSGSSDVSNDTSTNHAESYFLQRENRLSARKKAQEETANNDYKKMYEKALATNQRLKSRLETSKQELTMMQDQLERAQKGRQDDCGANVLEAEKKESWSLKKRISDMEEQLKIKAELKMENQRLKDENGALIRVITKLSK; from the exons ATGTCATCTCTACCCTCTCACAACAAAGATCCGTCACGCATCAGAAAGCAGTTCTCTGACTCTTGTCCAGTTTCTTCTGTTGCCACTACTAAGAGCCTGCGG CATGAGAGGCTCTCTAG ATTGGGATCATCTGGATCATCTGATGTCTCCAATGACACATCAACAAACCATGCTGAGTCCTACTTTTTACAAAGAGAGAACAGACTATCTGCAAGGAAAAAGGCACAAGAAGAGACAGCAAATAATGATTATAAAAAG ATGTATGAAAAGGCACTGGCAACAAATCAAAGGCTCAAGTCCCGACTGGAAACAAGTAAACAGGAACTCACCATGATGCAAGACCAGCTGGAGAGAGCACAG AAGGGGAGACAGGATGACTGTGGGGCCAATGTgctagaagcagaaaaaaag GAAAGCTGGAGCCTTAAAAAGAGGATATCAGATATGGAAGAACAACTGAAG ATTAAAGCAGAGCTTAAGATGGAAAACCAGAGACTAAAGGATGAGAATGGGGCTTTAATCCGTGTCATCACCAAACTCTCCAAGTGA
- the syt2b gene encoding synaptotagmin-2 isoform X2 has translation MKFNLFRRPQAMTAAEPTSAPTMTMAPTSAAMSTSAPETSGSNNTEISKNDMFEEIKSKFLNEIDKIPLPPWALIAIAVVAALLILTCCFCIIKKCCCKKKKNKKGKKGKDGFNMKNMQGGEDDDDDEGETGLTEEEKEEEEKEQEKLGKLQYSIDYDFENTKLTIGILQAADLMSMDSGGTSDPYVKVLLFPDKKKKFDTKVHKKTLNPVFNETFVFKVPYEELGGKTLVMSVYDYDRFSKHDVIGEVKLPMNTIDLGRPIEEWRDLESADQEEPEKLGDICISLRYVPTAGKLTVCILEAKNLKKMDACGLSDPYVKIQLLQGGKRLKKKKTTVKKNTLNPYYNESFSFEIPLEQMQKILVAVTVFDYDKIGKNDAIGKIFVGSKATGLGLKHWSDMLANPRRPIAQWHPLQPEEEIDGQLASLNAKK, from the exons ATGAAGTTCAACTTGTTCAGACGGCCACAGGCCATGACAGCGGCCGAGCCCACCAGTGCCCCCACCATGACCATGGCTCCCACCTCAGCTGCCATGTCCACCTCAGCACCAGAAACTTCTGGCTCGAACAATACAGAGATCAGCAAGAATGACATGTTTGAGGAGATCAAGAGCAAATTCTTGAATGAAATTGATAAAATCCCAT TGCCTCCGTGGGCTTTGATTGCCATTGCTGTAGTGGCAGCATTGCTAATCCTCACCTGCTGTTTCTGCATAATCAAAAAATGTTGctgcaagaagaagaagaacaagaaaggaaagaagggaAAGGATGGCTTCAACATGAAGAACATGCAGGGTGGTGAG gatgacgatgatgatgagggAGAGACTGGACtgacagaggaagagaaagaggaagaggagaaagagcAGGAGAAACTGGGGAAGCTGCAATACTCTATAGATTATGACTTTGAGAATACAAAG CTGACAATTGGTATCCTTCAAGCTGCAGATCTCATGTCCATGGACTCAGGTGGAACCTCAGACCCTTATGTTAAAGTCCTGCTCTTCcctgacaagaagaagaagtttgACACCAAAGTGcacaaaaaaacactgaaccCTGTCTTCAATGAGACATTTGTTTTCAAG GTACCCTATGAGGAGCTTGGTGGAAAGACCTTggtgatgtctgtttatgacTATGACCGATTTTCTAAACATGATGTCATTGGAGAGGTAAAGCTGCCCATGAACACCATTGACCTTGGACGGCCTATTGAGGAGTGGCGGGATCTCGAGAGTGCTGATCAAGAGGAG CCTGAGAAACTTGGAGATATCTGCATCTCCCTTCGTTATGTCCCCACTGCTGGAAAACTCACTGTCTGCATCCTGGAGGCAAAGAATCTGAAGAAGATGGACGCCTGCGGTTTAtctg ATCCTTATGTAAAGATCCAGCTGCTCCAGGGTGGTAAGCgtctgaagaaaaagaagactaCAGTGAAGAAGAACACCCTAAACCCATATTACAATGAATCCTTCAGCTTTGAAATCCCCCTGGAACAGATGCAG AAAATCTTGGTGGCAGTCACAGTGTTTGATTATGACAAGATAGGTAAGAATGATGCCATTGGAAAAATCTTCGTGGGCAGTAAGGCTACTGGCTTAGGTCTTAAGCACTGGTCTGACATGCTGGCTAATCCACGCCGTCCCATTGCCCAGTGGCACCCATTGCAGCCAGAGGAGGAAATTGATGGCCAGCTGGCATCCTTGAATGCAAAGAAGTAA
- the syt2b gene encoding synaptotagmin-2 isoform X1 codes for MKFNLFRRPQAMTAAEPTSAPTMTMAPTSAAMSTSAPETSGSNNTEISKNDMFEEIKSKFLNEIDKIPLPPWALIAIAVVAALLILTCCFCIIKKCCCKKKKNKKGKKGKDGFNMKNMQGGETHQDDDDDEGETGLTEEEKEEEEKEQEKLGKLQYSIDYDFENTKLTIGILQAADLMSMDSGGTSDPYVKVLLFPDKKKKFDTKVHKKTLNPVFNETFVFKVPYEELGGKTLVMSVYDYDRFSKHDVIGEVKLPMNTIDLGRPIEEWRDLESADQEEPEKLGDICISLRYVPTAGKLTVCILEAKNLKKMDACGLSDPYVKIQLLQGGKRLKKKKTTVKKNTLNPYYNESFSFEIPLEQMQKILVAVTVFDYDKIGKNDAIGKIFVGSKATGLGLKHWSDMLANPRRPIAQWHPLQPEEEIDGQLASLNAKK; via the exons ATGAAGTTCAACTTGTTCAGACGGCCACAGGCCATGACAGCGGCCGAGCCCACCAGTGCCCCCACCATGACCATGGCTCCCACCTCAGCTGCCATGTCCACCTCAGCACCAGAAACTTCTGGCTCGAACAATACAGAGATCAGCAAGAATGACATGTTTGAGGAGATCAAGAGCAAATTCTTGAATGAAATTGATAAAATCCCAT TGCCTCCGTGGGCTTTGATTGCCATTGCTGTAGTGGCAGCATTGCTAATCCTCACCTGCTGTTTCTGCATAATCAAAAAATGTTGctgcaagaagaagaagaacaagaaaggaaagaagggaAAGGATGGCTTCAACATGAAGAACATGCAGGGTGGTGAG ACACATCaggatgacgatgatgatgagggAGAGACTGGACtgacagaggaagagaaagaggaagaggagaaagagcAGGAGAAACTGGGGAAGCTGCAATACTCTATAGATTATGACTTTGAGAATACAAAG CTGACAATTGGTATCCTTCAAGCTGCAGATCTCATGTCCATGGACTCAGGTGGAACCTCAGACCCTTATGTTAAAGTCCTGCTCTTCcctgacaagaagaagaagtttgACACCAAAGTGcacaaaaaaacactgaaccCTGTCTTCAATGAGACATTTGTTTTCAAG GTACCCTATGAGGAGCTTGGTGGAAAGACCTTggtgatgtctgtttatgacTATGACCGATTTTCTAAACATGATGTCATTGGAGAGGTAAAGCTGCCCATGAACACCATTGACCTTGGACGGCCTATTGAGGAGTGGCGGGATCTCGAGAGTGCTGATCAAGAGGAG CCTGAGAAACTTGGAGATATCTGCATCTCCCTTCGTTATGTCCCCACTGCTGGAAAACTCACTGTCTGCATCCTGGAGGCAAAGAATCTGAAGAAGATGGACGCCTGCGGTTTAtctg ATCCTTATGTAAAGATCCAGCTGCTCCAGGGTGGTAAGCgtctgaagaaaaagaagactaCAGTGAAGAAGAACACCCTAAACCCATATTACAATGAATCCTTCAGCTTTGAAATCCCCCTGGAACAGATGCAG AAAATCTTGGTGGCAGTCACAGTGTTTGATTATGACAAGATAGGTAAGAATGATGCCATTGGAAAAATCTTCGTGGGCAGTAAGGCTACTGGCTTAGGTCTTAAGCACTGGTCTGACATGCTGGCTAATCCACGCCGTCCCATTGCCCAGTGGCACCCATTGCAGCCAGAGGAGGAAATTGATGGCCAGCTGGCATCCTTGAATGCAAAGAAGTAA
- the ppp1r12b gene encoding protein phosphatase 1 regulatory subunit 12B isoform X2 has product MSSLPSHNKDPSRIRKQFSDSCPVSSVATTKSLRHERLSRLGSSGSSDVSNDTSTNHAESYFLQRENRLSARKKAQEETANNDYKKMYEKALATNQRLKSRLETSKQELTMMQDQLERAQKGRQDDCGANVLEAEKKIKAELKMENQRLKDENGALIRVITKLSK; this is encoded by the exons ATGTCATCTCTACCCTCTCACAACAAAGATCCGTCACGCATCAGAAAGCAGTTCTCTGACTCTTGTCCAGTTTCTTCTGTTGCCACTACTAAGAGCCTGCGG CATGAGAGGCTCTCTAG ATTGGGATCATCTGGATCATCTGATGTCTCCAATGACACATCAACAAACCATGCTGAGTCCTACTTTTTACAAAGAGAGAACAGACTATCTGCAAGGAAAAAGGCACAAGAAGAGACAGCAAATAATGATTATAAAAAG ATGTATGAAAAGGCACTGGCAACAAATCAAAGGCTCAAGTCCCGACTGGAAACAAGTAAACAGGAACTCACCATGATGCAAGACCAGCTGGAGAGAGCACAG AAGGGGAGACAGGATGACTGTGGGGCCAATGTgctagaagcagaaaaaaag ATTAAAGCAGAGCTTAAGATGGAAAACCAGAGACTAAAGGATGAGAATGGGGCTTTAATCCGTGTCATCACCAAACTCTCCAAGTGA